A genome region from Deltaproteobacteria bacterium includes the following:
- a CDS encoding RNA-binding protein, translating into MNTKIYVGNLPFQTTEPDLKTHFSQAGDVVSVKILKDHQTGHPRGFAFVEMSTRREAQKAISMLNKRGFMEKELLVKEARVRPGFRGRRY; encoded by the coding sequence ATGAATACAAAAATTTATGTGGGCAACCTCCCTTTCCAGACCACCGAACCGGACCTTAAAACTCATTTTTCCCAAGCCGGAGACGTCGTATCGGTTAAGATCTTAAAGGACCATCAAACCGGCCATCCGCGGGGATTCGCCTTTGTGGAAATGTCGACCCGCAGGGAAGCTCAGAAAGCCATCTCCATGCTGAATAAAAGAGGTTTTATGGAAAAAGAGTTGCTGGTGAAAGAGGCAAGAGTCCGCCCCGGTTTCCGGGGGAGAAGATACTAA